The proteins below are encoded in one region of Halococcus sediminicola:
- a CDS encoding GYD domain-containing protein, with amino-acid sequence MPTYIAQIAVNEDEYQNPQELISIWGTIKQDIEEIGGDILQTYAVLGGYDFHLAFEVESGEMAFQVSQAIERHGLDTETMRTLPVERIGELVDDI; translated from the coding sequence ATGCCAACCTACATTGCCCAAATTGCCGTGAACGAGGACGAATACCAGAACCCACAGGAGTTGATATCGATCTGGGGAACCATCAAGCAGGATATCGAAGAGATTGGTGGTGACATCCTCCAGACGTATGCGGTTCTCGGTGGCTACGATTTCCATCTCGCTTTCGAAGTCGAGAGCGGTGAGATGGCCTTCCAAGTCTCACAGGCCATCGAACGGCATGGTCTCGATACGGAAACGATGCGAACGCTCCCAGTTGAGCGCATCGGTGAACTCGTTGACGATATCTAA
- a CDS encoding DUF2267 domain-containing protein has translation MDQDEFLDVVQRRAQVNSRDEAYTIAHATLSVLGQRIGQNEAETIASQLPETFANTLTSENETTEEFSANEFSERVHRRQIKEEHFSVPPTDRHVRAVIEVVGIITGNTVDDLRNQLSADFESLFEPVNNDTHHSDELTG, from the coding sequence ATGGATCAAGATGAGTTCCTCGATGTCGTTCAGCGGCGTGCACAAGTGAACTCACGCGATGAAGCGTACACCATAGCCCATGCAACACTCTCAGTTCTCGGTCAGCGTATTGGTCAGAACGAAGCTGAAACCATCGCTTCCCAACTCCCCGAAACATTTGCTAATACGCTCACATCTGAAAACGAAACCACCGAAGAATTTTCAGCAAACGAGTTCTCTGAACGAGTTCATCGACGACAGATCAAGGAAGAACACTTCAGTGTACCACCTACTGATCGGCATGTCCGCGCTGTAATAGAAGTAGTTGGTATTATTACTGGAAATACAGTAGATGATCTACGCAACCAGCTATCCGCTGACTTCGAATCACTCTTCGAACCAGTCAATAATGATACTCACCATTCCGATGAACTAACTGGCTGA